A genomic stretch from Mycobacterium cookii includes:
- a CDS encoding flavin-containing monooxygenase translates to MNSEHFEALVVGAGFGGIGAAIQLKRLGIDDFVILDREDDLGGTWHVNHYPGLAVDVPTTTYSYFFEPNPNWSRLFTPGPEIKQYAAGVADKYDVRRHMRFNTVVESARWDDETRHWQVALAGGDVVSARYLITATGFLSQPKTPDIPGITTFDGKVIHTTDWEDDFDPTGKRIGIIGTGATAVQLIPKLAEKAADLTVYQRTPIWVAPKIDLRFSDGAKRLFARLPWTQRTIRAVTDTIYELMITIGLVRYRVPLFRRLNISAMDLCKINQFVAIRDKELRRKLTPDYDIGCKRPTFSNTYFRTFTKPHVHLQADGIERIEADGIVNADGTKTEIDTLVLATGFDLWEANFPAIEVIGRDGRNLGKWWRETRFQAYQGVSMPYFPNYLSLASPFAFLGLNFFNTMEYQMRLMDRLFTEVKRRGADTFEVTEEANAHYLDRMTELLGDSLWILGNCASSRSYYFNPSGEPSLLRPMATSTAIEEASNFPLSDYAIS, encoded by the coding sequence ATGAATTCGGAGCACTTCGAGGCCCTCGTCGTCGGGGCCGGCTTCGGGGGTATCGGCGCGGCGATTCAGCTCAAGCGCCTCGGGATCGACGACTTCGTCATCCTTGACCGTGAGGACGACCTCGGCGGAACCTGGCACGTCAACCACTATCCGGGTTTGGCCGTCGACGTTCCCACCACCACCTACTCGTACTTCTTCGAACCGAACCCGAACTGGTCACGGTTGTTCACCCCTGGACCGGAGATCAAGCAGTACGCCGCCGGGGTGGCCGACAAGTACGACGTGCGCCGGCACATGCGGTTCAACACGGTCGTGGAAAGCGCCCGCTGGGACGACGAGACCCGGCACTGGCAGGTGGCGCTGGCCGGTGGCGACGTGGTGTCGGCGCGCTACCTGATCACCGCCACCGGCTTCCTGTCCCAGCCGAAGACACCCGACATCCCGGGAATCACCACCTTCGATGGCAAGGTCATCCACACCACCGATTGGGAGGACGACTTCGACCCGACGGGCAAGCGGATCGGGATCATCGGAACGGGCGCGACGGCGGTGCAGCTGATTCCGAAGCTCGCGGAGAAGGCCGCCGATCTCACCGTCTACCAGCGCACCCCGATCTGGGTGGCACCGAAGATCGATCTGCGGTTCTCCGACGGGGCCAAGCGGCTCTTCGCTCGCTTACCGTGGACCCAGCGGACGATCCGCGCGGTCACCGACACCATCTACGAGTTGATGATCACCATCGGCTTGGTGCGATACCGCGTTCCGCTGTTCCGGCGGCTCAATATCTCTGCGATGGATCTGTGCAAGATCAACCAGTTTGTGGCGATCCGTGACAAAGAACTCCGCCGCAAGCTCACCCCCGACTACGACATCGGCTGCAAGCGCCCGACGTTCTCCAACACATATTTCCGCACCTTCACCAAACCGCACGTGCACCTGCAGGCCGACGGCATCGAGCGCATCGAGGCCGACGGCATCGTCAACGCCGACGGAACCAAAACCGAGATCGACACGCTGGTGCTGGCCACCGGATTCGACCTCTGGGAAGCCAACTTCCCGGCCATCGAGGTCATCGGACGGGACGGGCGCAACCTCGGAAAGTGGTGGCGTGAAACGCGATTCCAGGCCTATCAAGGCGTATCGATGCCGTACTTCCCGAACTACCTCAGCCTGGCCAGCCCATTCGCTTTCTTGGGGTTGAACTTCTTCAACACCATGGAGTACCAGATGCGGCTGATGGACCGGCTTTTCACCGAGGTCAAGCGGCGCGGCGCCGATACCTTCGAAGTAACCGAAGAGGCCAACGCGCACTACCTCGACCGAATGACCGAACTGCTCGGTGATTCGCTGTGGATCCTCGGTAACTGCGCCTCGTCACGGTCCTACTATTTCAATCCCAGCGGCGAGCCCTCGCTGCTGCGTCCGATGGCCACCTCGACCGCAATCGAAGAAGCGTCGAATTTTCCGCTGAGCGACTACGCGATCAGCTAA
- a CDS encoding MerR family transcriptional regulator → MTDLPETPGTPGASQGVYGISVAAELSGVAVQSLRLYERHGLLSPTRSDGGTRLYSADDLARLRRISELLSAGVNLAGIARILDLQDDNAALLADKRATSGKAAKKTPSN, encoded by the coding sequence ATGACCGACCTACCCGAAACCCCGGGCACGCCAGGTGCGAGCCAGGGGGTCTACGGCATCTCGGTAGCCGCCGAGCTGTCCGGCGTCGCCGTGCAGTCACTTCGCCTCTATGAGCGCCACGGGTTGCTCAGCCCGACCCGTAGTGACGGCGGGACGCGCCTCTACAGCGCCGACGACCTGGCGCGCCTACGCCGAATCAGCGAATTGCTCTCTGCCGGCGTCAATCTCGCGGGCATCGCGCGCATTCTCGACCTGCAGGACGACAACGCCGCGTTGCTTGCCGACAAGCGCGCCACGAGCGGCAAGGCGGCGAAGAAAACTCCATCGAACTGA
- a CDS encoding Hsp20/alpha crystallin family protein, which produces MLMRTDPFRELDRFAHQALGTAARPAVMPMDAWREGDVFYVEFDLPGIDQDSLDLDIERNVVTVRAQRPAVDPNREMLATERPRGVFSRQLVLGENLDTDRIEASYQKGVLRLRIPVAEKAKPRKIAIGHGEEHQALNREVVNA; this is translated from the coding sequence ATGCTGATGCGTACCGACCCGTTCCGTGAGCTGGACCGCTTCGCCCACCAGGCGCTGGGTACCGCCGCTCGCCCGGCGGTGATGCCGATGGACGCGTGGCGTGAAGGCGACGTGTTCTACGTCGAGTTCGACCTGCCGGGCATCGACCAGGACTCACTGGACCTCGACATCGAGCGCAACGTGGTGACCGTGCGTGCTCAACGCCCGGCGGTCGACCCGAACCGCGAGATGCTGGCGACCGAACGCCCGCGCGGAGTGTTCAGCCGTCAACTGGTCCTCGGTGAGAACCTCGACACCGACCGGATCGAGGCTTCTTACCAGAAAGGCGTGCTGCGGCTGCGCATTCCGGTGGCCGAGAAGGCCAAGCCCCGCAAGATCGCCATCGGCCATGGCGAAGAACACCAAGCGCTCAATCGCGAGGTGGTCAACGCCTGA
- a CDS encoding alpha/beta hydrolase family protein, whose amino-acid sequence MNNLDDIGGIAHEPDDTPAGVVVLTHGAGGNRDSPLLQRLCDEWARHGWLAVRYNLPYRRRRPKGPPSGSAATDRAGIVEAIAVCRGLADGPLIAGGHSYGGRLTSMVVAAKEVHVDVLTLFSYPVHPPGKPERLRIEHLPDIAVPTVFTHGTADPFGSPEEVFAAAGLIPAPTQIVEIAGARHDLGSKTLDVPALAVAAAMRLLGRG is encoded by the coding sequence GTGAACAACCTCGACGACATCGGGGGGATCGCCCACGAACCCGACGACACACCGGCCGGTGTCGTCGTGCTGACACACGGGGCGGGCGGCAACCGGGATTCGCCCTTGCTGCAACGGCTTTGCGACGAGTGGGCCCGGCACGGCTGGCTCGCCGTCCGCTACAACCTGCCATATCGCCGACGACGTCCCAAGGGGCCGCCGTCCGGGTCGGCCGCCACCGACCGGGCCGGCATCGTCGAGGCCATCGCCGTGTGCCGCGGGCTGGCCGACGGACCGCTGATCGCCGGCGGCCACTCCTACGGTGGCCGGCTGACGTCGATGGTGGTGGCCGCCAAGGAGGTACACGTCGACGTGCTGACGCTGTTCTCCTATCCGGTGCATCCGCCGGGTAAGCCCGAGCGCCTTCGCATCGAGCACCTGCCCGACATCGCGGTACCGACGGTGTTCACCCACGGCACGGCCGACCCGTTCGGCAGTCCCGAAGAGGTGTTCGCTGCCGCCGGGTTGATTCCCGCGCCGACCCAGATCGTCGAGATCGCCGGTGCACGACACGATCTGGGCTCGAAGACGCTCGATGTGCCCGCCTTGGCGGTGGCCGCGGCGATGCGCCTGCTCGGCCGCGGTTAG
- the thiD gene encoding bifunctional hydroxymethylpyrimidine kinase/phosphomethylpyrimidine kinase has translation MNYLPLAPIGSTPLRVLTIAGSDSGGGAGVQADLRTCNLLGVHALCAVTAVTVQNSVGVKDFHKVPGDVVAAQIEVVCDDIGLQAAKTGMLASSDIIEAVAQSWHDHGAGIPLVVDPVCASMHGDSLLDHAALDSLRAELFPLATLVTPNLHEVRLLVGIDVVDATTQADAARALHSLGPQWALIKGGHLQGSASSTDVLFDGNDFHEFETPRVDTGHDHGAGDTLAAATACALAHGYTVPDAVAFAKAWVTECLRAAYPLGHGHGPVSAMFRLQP, from the coding sequence GTGAATTATCTTCCGCTGGCGCCGATCGGTAGCACGCCACTGCGAGTGCTGACGATTGCCGGATCGGACTCCGGCGGCGGCGCGGGCGTGCAGGCCGACCTGCGCACCTGCAATCTCCTCGGTGTGCACGCGCTGTGCGCCGTGACCGCGGTGACGGTGCAGAACTCGGTGGGCGTGAAGGATTTTCACAAAGTTCCGGGCGATGTCGTCGCCGCCCAAATCGAGGTGGTGTGCGACGACATCGGGCTGCAGGCCGCAAAGACCGGCATGCTCGCTTCGAGCGACATCATCGAGGCCGTCGCGCAGAGTTGGCACGACCACGGCGCCGGCATTCCGCTCGTGGTCGACCCGGTCTGCGCGTCGATGCACGGCGATTCGCTGCTCGATCACGCGGCACTGGATTCCCTTCGCGCCGAACTGTTTCCGCTGGCGACGCTGGTGACGCCGAACTTGCACGAGGTACGACTGCTGGTCGGCATCGACGTCGTCGACGCGACGACCCAGGCCGATGCGGCGCGGGCCCTGCACTCGCTGGGCCCGCAGTGGGCGCTGATCAAGGGCGGACATCTGCAGGGCTCTGCCAGTAGCACCGATGTGTTGTTCGACGGCAACGACTTTCACGAGTTCGAGACGCCGCGGGTGGACACCGGTCATGATCACGGCGCCGGCGACACGCTGGCGGCCGCGACGGCGTGCGCGCTCGCCCACGGCTACACCGTGCCTGACGCCGTCGCGTTCGCCAAAGCGTGGGTGACCGAATGTTTGCGCGCCGCTTACCCACTCGGACACGGCCATGGCCCGGTGTCGGCGATGTTCAGGTTGCAGCCGTGA
- the thiC gene encoding phosphomethylpyrimidine synthase ThiC, which produces MTDLAVEPTVTTGAIAGSSKVYHSIDAVPGAKVPFRRVNLSNGEHLDLYDTSGPYTDPDAEIDVTAGLPPRPGVVRDRGTQLQRARAGEITAEMAFIAAREQMPAELVRDEVARGRAVIPANYNHPELEPMIIGKAFAVKVNANIGNSAVTSSIAEEVDKMVWATRWGADTIMELSTGKDIHATREWILRNSPVPVGTVPIYQALEKVNGDPTLLTWEIYRDTVIEQCEQGVDYMTVHAGVLLRYVPLTAKRVTGIVSRGGSIMAAWCLAHHQESFLYTNFDELCEIFARYDVTFSLGDGLRPGSIADANDAAQFAELRTLGELTKIAKSHGAQVMIEGPGHVPMHKIVENVRLEEELCEEAPFYTLGPLTTDIAPAYDHITSAIGAAIIAQAGTAMLCYVTPKEHLGLPDRKDVKDGVIAYKIAAHAGDLAKGHPHAQDRDNALSTARFEFRWNDQFALSLDPDTAREFHDETLPAEPAKTAHFCSMCGPKFCSMRITQDVREYAAKHGLDSEEAIEAAMAEKSVEFAEHGNRVYLPLAQQ; this is translated from the coding sequence ATGACCGATTTAGCAGTCGAACCAACGGTGACCACCGGCGCGATCGCCGGCAGCAGCAAGGTCTACCACAGCATCGATGCCGTTCCCGGCGCGAAAGTGCCCTTCCGACGGGTGAACCTGTCCAACGGCGAGCACCTCGACCTGTACGACACCTCCGGGCCGTACACCGACCCCGACGCGGAGATCGACGTGACGGCCGGTCTGCCGCCGCGTCCGGGCGTCGTCCGCGACCGTGGCACCCAACTGCAGCGGGCCCGTGCCGGCGAGATCACCGCCGAGATGGCGTTCATCGCCGCCCGTGAGCAGATGCCCGCCGAGCTGGTCCGCGACGAGGTCGCCCGTGGCCGGGCGGTGATCCCGGCCAACTACAACCACCCCGAACTCGAGCCGATGATCATCGGCAAGGCGTTCGCGGTCAAGGTCAACGCGAACATCGGCAACTCGGCGGTGACGTCGTCGATCGCCGAAGAGGTCGACAAGATGGTGTGGGCGACCCGCTGGGGTGCGGACACCATCATGGAGTTGTCGACCGGCAAGGACATCCACGCCACCCGTGAGTGGATTCTGCGCAACTCACCGGTCCCGGTCGGCACCGTGCCGATCTACCAGGCGCTGGAGAAAGTCAACGGCGACCCGACGCTGCTGACGTGGGAGATATACCGCGACACCGTCATCGAGCAGTGCGAGCAGGGTGTCGACTACATGACCGTGCACGCCGGTGTGCTGCTGCGGTATGTGCCGTTGACGGCCAAGCGGGTCACCGGCATCGTGTCGCGCGGCGGGTCGATCATGGCCGCCTGGTGTCTCGCACACCACCAGGAATCGTTCCTGTACACCAACTTCGACGAGTTGTGCGAGATCTTCGCGCGCTACGACGTGACCTTCTCGCTCGGCGACGGGCTTCGGCCCGGATCGATCGCCGACGCCAACGACGCTGCGCAGTTCGCCGAGCTGCGCACGCTGGGTGAGCTGACCAAGATCGCGAAATCCCATGGCGCACAGGTGATGATCGAAGGCCCCGGGCACGTCCCGATGCACAAGATCGTCGAGAACGTCAGGCTGGAAGAGGAACTCTGCGAGGAGGCTCCGTTCTACACGCTGGGGCCACTGACCACTGACATCGCACCGGCCTACGACCACATCACCTCGGCGATCGGCGCCGCGATCATCGCCCAGGCCGGGACTGCGATGCTGTGCTACGTGACCCCCAAGGAGCATCTGGGCCTGCCCGACCGCAAAGACGTGAAGGACGGCGTGATCGCCTACAAGATCGCCGCGCACGCAGGCGATCTGGCCAAGGGACATCCGCACGCCCAGGATCGCGACAATGCGTTGTCGACGGCGCGGTTCGAATTCCGCTGGAACGACCAGTTCGCGTTGTCGCTCGACCCGGACACCGCGCGGGAATTCCACGACGAGACACTGCCGGCCGAGCCGGCCAAGACGGCCCACTTCTGCTCGATGTGCGGCCCGAAGTTCTGCTCGATGCGCATCACACAGGATGTGCGGGAGTACGCCGCCAAGCATGGCCTCGACAGCGAGGAAGCCATCGAGGCCGCCATGGCGGAGAAGTCGGTCGAGTTCGCCGAGCACGGCAACAGGGTGTATCTGCCACTCGCCCAACAGTGA
- a CDS encoding PAS and ANTAR domain-containing protein has protein sequence MTTVREAADTRIGADALPARWPEAAGDDGGVGAFRFWFVGQRWEWSDEVARMHGYEPGTVEPTTELLMSHKHPDDRRHVQDQLDQALLSKTSISSRHRFVDTAGKVHDAMVLADRMYDDSGAVVGTSGYYVDLTATFVETRQVALDEALPDLFEARAVIEQAKGILMAVYRVSAEQAFGVLRWRSQETNTKLRSLAKQLIAEVSTLPAASAEVQAAFDHLLLTVHQRIPGESTA, from the coding sequence ATGACAACCGTGCGCGAGGCCGCCGATACCCGGATTGGCGCCGACGCTCTGCCTGCCCGGTGGCCCGAGGCCGCGGGAGACGACGGGGGCGTCGGTGCCTTCCGTTTCTGGTTTGTCGGTCAACGCTGGGAATGGTCCGACGAGGTGGCGCGGATGCACGGCTATGAGCCCGGCACCGTCGAGCCGACGACGGAGCTGTTGATGTCGCACAAGCACCCCGATGACCGTCGGCACGTCCAGGATCAGCTCGACCAGGCGTTGCTGTCCAAAACCTCAATTTCCAGCCGGCACCGGTTCGTCGACACCGCGGGCAAGGTGCACGACGCGATGGTGCTGGCCGACCGGATGTATGACGACTCCGGCGCGGTGGTGGGTACGTCCGGTTACTACGTCGACCTGACCGCGACGTTCGTCGAGACCCGCCAGGTAGCCCTCGACGAGGCGCTGCCCGACCTGTTCGAGGCGCGGGCGGTGATCGAGCAGGCCAAAGGCATCCTGATGGCTGTCTACCGGGTCAGTGCCGAACAGGCCTTCGGTGTGCTGCGGTGGCGGTCGCAGGAAACCAACACCAAGCTGCGGTCGTTGGCCAAGCAGCTCATCGCCGAAGTCTCAACTCTGCCAGCAGCATCGGCTGAAGTGCAGGCCGCGTTCGACCACCTTCTGCTGACCGTGCACCAACGTATTCCGGGTGAATCCACCGCCTAG
- a CDS encoding STAS domain-containing protein has protein sequence MSAPKRVNAMELLVVDSEVRPDAVLVHARGEIDSSTSGELRSQLETALQQAGGQQSRLLVIDLQHVTYFGSAGLNAILDCHKQGLRAGTSVRLVADNDLVVRPIEVTNLDALLELYPTLPDALEGRDSGQES, from the coding sequence TTGAGTGCACCGAAGCGGGTGAACGCGATGGAACTGTTGGTGGTCGACTCCGAGGTTCGACCCGACGCCGTACTGGTTCACGCCAGGGGCGAGATCGATTCCAGTACCTCGGGCGAGCTCAGGTCACAACTGGAAACCGCGCTGCAGCAGGCCGGGGGCCAGCAGTCACGATTGCTCGTCATCGATCTACAGCACGTGACGTATTTCGGGAGCGCGGGATTGAACGCGATTCTCGACTGCCACAAGCAGGGCCTTCGAGCCGGGACATCGGTACGGCTGGTCGCGGATAACGATCTTGTGGTCCGTCCGATCGAGGTGACGAATCTCGACGCTCTGCTCGAGCTGTATCCCACGTTGCCGGACGCACTGGAAGGCCGCGATTCCGGGCAGGAGTCGTGA
- a CDS encoding SpoIIE family protein phosphatase, whose translation MSGQQRPGWPADPKDLPPDLAAAVALGGEMGRRFAEFDWTAHPLGPPMAWATEVRSAVALVLTSRFPTVLWLDSEELFLVYNDAYIPILDDRHPVALGQRGQYAWWDVWESVKPMVRSVIATGEATWSYDLRLPMMTAGRRRERFFTFTYSPLIGKDGQTFGIFCPSFETTDRVLSERRLHLLNAVASAVLDTNTLDDAAGAAVAACADQPDVPFVAAYIGDPETGDVTLRAATPAVRPLLPLSLATLTKSEPKPRTRATMHVVENVAAMIDGIDDVLAGDCPDQALLLPLGEGPVAGALLVATSPLAVLDEQYIGFCQLLADQLSSAMASAVSYEQQRQRADALAELDHAKTAFLTNVSHEFRTPLTLLLGPLDDALSDSAPDSTLSNQLSTARRNAGRLQRLVDALLDFSRIEAGRATASLICTDVGALTSHIAAPFSELCERAGLELVLDCHPAVADVDPGMWETIILNVLSNAVKYTLTGSVTVTTHSDTAFCHITIRDTGVGIAAADLERLGERFFRADSAHGRSVEGTGIGLSLVQGLVELQQGTVEFHSQLGRGTAVTIRLPRSARGKPVEHSPAGLLDNPYVVEAGQWALARPAQAEGEAPVADDRELVLVADDNADMRAHLERVLSPRWRTVLVADGQEGIETARRLRPDVIVTDVMMPRLDGFEFIAAIRADPKLAATPVLMLSARAGAEAISEGYSGGADDYLPKPFTSSDLIDRVAARLSAVARERATRQTSDAQAQMDLDFAKLDAALQSADSGAAIATALQGCSFASGDAPVICLGVLDSDGKNIRFEYGDPVPGEMRDRYHVASMNTPIVPVDVIKTGQPMIITDTLSLSSRYRHVVNETVDVVRACISQPLRGMDGRVIGSLGMLWPTTREFDPAELDWAARIAKLTQSALDGLRNVQREHRIAVDFQDHLLDLDRGSTAAVVAAVYQPGGEAMRVGGDWYLVVPLKEPGQVAVSVGDVVGHGLPAAIAMSRLRAAVAATALMDADPAAVLATLDRYASTIPGARCATVSYAVIDAAQGDGPARVSYSCAGHPYPLLLTPDQPAAFLSDGRRPPVAAWESSLKQNTAGQELPAGSVILLYSDGLIERPGESLDQGFLRLQGAAGFRADLPVGELCTELLERMAPPGGYTDDVVLLALRPCHSAARSFATVVPAALDCIADVRHQLRDWLSGVGVDPRRESDILLATGEALTNAIEHGSTTDTCKTVSVEVFVRGQAITATISDAGQWSGDSSASQRSQKRGRGLTMINGLADDVKTTRTAGGTQVTLSFEQAILPASGRVEDVRA comes from the coding sequence GTGAGCGGCCAGCAACGCCCCGGCTGGCCGGCCGACCCAAAGGATCTGCCGCCTGATCTGGCTGCCGCTGTCGCGCTCGGTGGCGAAATGGGTCGCCGTTTCGCCGAGTTCGACTGGACGGCACATCCCTTGGGGCCGCCGATGGCCTGGGCGACGGAAGTGCGCTCGGCGGTGGCGCTGGTTTTGACGTCGCGGTTTCCGACGGTGTTATGGCTGGACAGCGAGGAATTGTTCCTGGTCTACAACGACGCGTACATCCCGATCCTGGACGACCGGCATCCGGTGGCGTTGGGCCAGCGTGGGCAATACGCCTGGTGGGATGTCTGGGAGTCGGTCAAGCCGATGGTGCGCAGCGTCATCGCCACCGGCGAAGCGACCTGGTCCTACGACCTGAGGTTGCCGATGATGACCGCAGGCCGGCGCCGGGAACGGTTCTTTACCTTCACCTACAGCCCGCTGATCGGGAAGGACGGTCAGACGTTCGGCATCTTCTGTCCGTCATTTGAGACCACTGACCGTGTGTTGAGCGAGCGTCGGCTGCACCTGCTGAACGCGGTGGCCTCCGCAGTGCTCGACACCAACACGCTCGACGATGCGGCCGGGGCGGCGGTGGCGGCGTGCGCCGACCAGCCCGATGTGCCGTTCGTCGCGGCGTATATCGGTGATCCGGAGACCGGCGACGTCACGTTGCGTGCGGCCACGCCCGCGGTGCGGCCCCTGCTACCGCTGTCGCTGGCGACGCTGACCAAGTCGGAGCCGAAGCCGCGGACGCGCGCGACGATGCACGTCGTCGAGAACGTCGCAGCGATGATCGACGGCATCGACGACGTGCTGGCCGGCGACTGTCCGGATCAGGCGCTGCTGCTGCCGCTGGGTGAGGGTCCGGTCGCCGGAGCTCTGCTGGTCGCAACCAGTCCGCTTGCCGTGCTCGACGAGCAGTACATCGGCTTCTGCCAATTGCTGGCCGACCAGCTGTCCTCGGCGATGGCGTCGGCGGTGTCCTACGAGCAGCAGCGGCAGCGGGCGGATGCACTCGCCGAACTGGACCATGCCAAGACCGCGTTCCTGACCAATGTGAGCCACGAGTTTCGCACTCCGCTCACTCTCTTGCTCGGCCCGCTCGACGACGCGCTGTCGGACAGCGCCCCGGACAGCACGTTGTCGAATCAGCTGAGTACGGCCAGGCGTAACGCGGGACGGCTACAGCGGCTGGTGGATGCGTTGCTGGACTTCTCCCGCATCGAAGCCGGTCGTGCCACCGCCAGCTTGATCTGCACCGATGTCGGAGCTCTGACGTCGCACATCGCGGCGCCGTTCTCCGAACTCTGCGAGCGCGCCGGCCTCGAATTGGTGCTGGACTGCCACCCGGCGGTAGCCGACGTCGACCCGGGCATGTGGGAAACCATCATTCTCAATGTGTTGTCCAACGCGGTGAAATACACCTTGACAGGCTCGGTCACCGTCACGACGCACAGCGATACGGCCTTCTGCCACATCACCATTCGCGACACTGGTGTCGGCATCGCCGCGGCCGATCTGGAAAGACTCGGCGAACGCTTCTTCCGCGCCGACAGCGCGCACGGCCGCAGCGTCGAAGGCACCGGCATCGGACTGTCGTTGGTGCAGGGACTCGTCGAGTTGCAGCAGGGGACCGTCGAATTCCACAGCCAACTCGGCCGCGGCACCGCCGTCACCATCCGGCTGCCTCGATCGGCGCGCGGCAAGCCGGTCGAGCATTCGCCCGCCGGGCTGCTGGACAACCCGTACGTCGTCGAAGCCGGCCAGTGGGCGCTGGCGCGCCCCGCCCAGGCGGAGGGCGAAGCGCCGGTGGCCGACGACCGTGAGCTGGTGTTGGTCGCCGACGACAACGCTGACATGCGAGCGCATCTGGAGCGGGTGCTGTCACCTCGCTGGCGGACCGTCCTGGTTGCCGACGGGCAGGAGGGCATCGAGACCGCCCGCAGACTTCGTCCGGACGTGATCGTGACCGACGTGATGATGCCCCGCCTCGACGGTTTCGAGTTCATCGCGGCCATCCGCGCCGACCCGAAACTGGCGGCCACGCCGGTGCTCATGCTGAGTGCGCGGGCGGGCGCGGAGGCGATCAGCGAGGGCTACTCGGGTGGCGCCGACGATTATCTGCCGAAGCCGTTCACCTCGAGTGACCTGATCGATCGCGTGGCCGCACGGCTGTCGGCGGTCGCCCGCGAACGTGCCACCCGGCAGACCAGCGACGCGCAGGCGCAGATGGATCTCGACTTCGCGAAGCTCGACGCCGCCCTGCAGTCAGCCGACTCCGGCGCGGCGATCGCCACGGCGTTGCAGGGCTGTTCGTTCGCTTCGGGTGATGCCCCGGTCATCTGCCTGGGTGTACTCGACTCCGACGGCAAGAACATCCGATTCGAGTACGGCGATCCGGTACCGGGGGAAATGCGCGACCGCTACCACGTCGCTTCGATGAACACCCCGATCGTTCCCGTCGACGTCATCAAAACCGGTCAACCGATGATCATCACCGACACGCTGAGTCTGAGCTCGCGTTATCGACACGTGGTGAACGAGACTGTCGACGTGGTCCGGGCGTGTATCAGCCAGCCGTTGCGCGGGATGGACGGCCGGGTGATCGGCTCGCTCGGGATGCTCTGGCCGACAACGCGGGAATTCGATCCTGCCGAACTCGATTGGGCGGCAAGGATTGCCAAGCTGACCCAGTCGGCGCTCGACGGGCTTCGCAATGTGCAGCGCGAACATCGGATCGCCGTCGACTTCCAGGACCACCTGCTCGACCTCGACCGCGGCTCCACCGCGGCGGTGGTCGCGGCGGTCTATCAGCCCGGTGGCGAGGCGATGCGGGTCGGCGGCGACTGGTATCTCGTTGTGCCGCTGAAGGAACCGGGCCAAGTTGCGGTATCGGTGGGCGACGTGGTCGGCCACGGCCTGCCCGCCGCGATCGCGATGAGCAGGCTGCGGGCGGCGGTGGCGGCCACCGCCCTGATGGACGCCGACCCGGCCGCGGTGCTCGCGACGTTGGATCGCTACGCCTCGACGATCCCGGGTGCGCGCTGCGCGACGGTCAGCTACGCGGTGATCGACGCCGCGCAAGGCGACGGCCCCGCCCGCGTCAGTTATTCCTGTGCGGGCCATCCCTATCCGCTGCTGCTGACGCCCGACCAGCCGGCGGCATTTTTATCCGACGGGCGGCGCCCGCCGGTGGCCGCGTGGGAAAGCTCACTCAAGCAGAACACCGCCGGCCAGGAGTTGCCGGCAGGCAGCGTGATCCTGCTCTACAGCGACGGGTTGATCGAGCGGCCGGGGGAGTCGCTGGACCAGGGATTCCTGCGACTGCAGGGGGCGGCCGGCTTTCGCGCCGATCTTCCGGTCGGCGAATTGTGCACGGAGTTGCTCGAGCGCATGGCTCCGCCCGGCGGCTACACCGACGACGTCGTCCTGCTGGCGCTACGCCCTTGTCACAGCGCGGCGCGTAGCTTTGCCACCGTGGTGCCCGCAGCGCTGGACTGCATCGCCGACGTGCGACATCAGTTGCGCGACTGGCTTTCCGGCGTCGGCGTCGACCCGCGGCGCGAATCCGACATCCTGCTGGCGACCGGCGAGGCGCTGACCAACGCGATCGAGCACGGCAGTACCACCGATACGTGCAAGACGGTCTCCGTCGAAGTCTTCGTTCGCGGTCAGGCGATCACGGCGACCATCAGCGACGCCGGTCAGTGGTCGGGCGATTCGTCGGCCAGTCAACGCAGCCAGAAGCGCGGCCGGGGACTCACCATGATCAACGGCCTCGCTGACGATGTGAAAACCACCCGCACCGCGGGCGGCACGCAAGTCACCCTGAGTTTCGAGCAGGCGATTCTGCCGGCATCCGGTCGGGTCGAGGATGTGAGAGCGTGA